The sequence GCAGAGAGGGGAATAGGGCAGGGTCCGGTGTAACTTTCAGAAATATCAATCAATAACTAATCGTAAAGCAGAGATGAAAAAAATAGGTCTTTTCTGGGGTTCTCAGACCGGTAATACAGAAAATGCAGCCGATCTCATTGTCGAGGCCTTGGGGTATGAAACGGTGGACAGTTATAATATCAGTCATGCAACTGCCGATACTCTTGCAGGATATGATGCTCTGATCATCGGAACCTCAACATGGGGTGCCGGCGAGTTGCAGGATGACTGGTATAATTTTTTCCCGAGCCTCGACTCTCTCGATTGCACTGGAAAAACCGTCGCTTTTTTCGGCCTGGGCGATCAGCTGAGCTACGGTGATTATTTTCTTGACGGTATGGGCATGCTGTATGAAAAATTTATCGAAAGGGGTGCAAAGGTGACAGGCTCCTGGCCTGTTG comes from Chlorobium limicola DSM 245 and encodes:
- a CDS encoding flavodoxin translates to MKKIGLFWGSQTGNTENAADLIVEALGYETVDSYNISHATADTLAGYDALIIGTSTWGAGELQDDWYNFFPSLDSLDCTGKTVAFFGLGDQLSYGDYFLDGMGMLYEKFIERGAKVTGSWPVDGYEYSCSKAVVHGSFAGLALDADNQDHLTASRIQQWIKQIKPVLF